The Spea bombifrons isolate aSpeBom1 chromosome 4, aSpeBom1.2.pri, whole genome shotgun sequence genome segment TGCAGCTCAGCTGGCTTCCTACTCCCAGTCCAAGCAGGCCCTTTTAGACTCTGGTGAGATACTCGTTACTTGCTAGCGTGCGCTGCATATACAGCGTCAGGTTGATTTAGATTTCCTAGATTTGGGTTTTCAGCGCATGCACAGAACCTGCAGGGCAAATAGACATTTAGTAAAACCTATTGTATCCTTGCACCCAGTATGGCCAAAATGACAAGTGCTATCTGACCGGCTCCTCTAGGGCAGAGTATTTAACCCCAGTGACTACCAATCAGCAACTTGCAGTTTACCCCCCCTTGGTGGAGGGTCTGGCTGCGATTGGACAGGAAGTAGGAGGCGGGTTTCTTAGCGTATATCGGAGCCACAATGCTATTAAATGGTCCATTACCAGACGCCAGGTGCGTGAGCAGtcatacagcgccgggggtgcGTGAGCAGTCATACAGCGCCgggcaggggggggggaatggtgtAGTCCCCCGATGGGGTGTTTATGTTCTGTGGTCTCATGTCTTTAGGGTACTTCAGGGATGATATCCTGTGTCACTTTTGTGCCAGCATGATCAGCGGTCTGGTCACCACCGCGGCCTCCATGCCCGTCGATATTGCGAAAACCAGGTGAGTTTCGTCCGGTGATCCGGTACGGGTTCCCAACGCGGTCAGCGCCGGCTCTCGCCCAGCAGCGTGGCTTTTCGTCTAACTGCCCCCACCAATATGGCTGCCACCCCACTTCCTTGAACCACTGCTTTACGACTACTCACACTAATATGACTGCCATccccactgaaaacaatgatTCCTTCCCATACCAATATGGCTGCCCTCCCACAGCCTCTAGTGTGTGCTAGCCCTGTAATGCCGCTATTGGTCTTCCTACCTTTACCAATATGGCTGCCACCCCTGCCTCCTCCATGCCCTCTCCTACTTCTTACCCTCCCGCTCCACCCCCTCCGCTCCCCGGGGCTTGTCGGCAGTAATGGCAGCGTGTCCCACCTCTCACCTCCCTCTCGTTTCCAGGATACAGAATATGAGAATGATAGACGGGAAGCCGGAATATAAGAACGGACTGGTGAGTGACCTTTGACCTGGTATAAATACACGCCTGACGTTACATGGATCACAGGGAGGGCGGTCGCCGGttacatgcatgggacaggcataagaTGAGGCCCGAAAGCAGACTAGACAGGGGGGAGAGGGGCCGATCTTCCGTCAGATTCTGTGTTCCTGTGGGGCTGCCCcgttaacccattaaacacaggGCAGTTGTTGGGTCGCGTAGCATCCGGGTGTAACTGTCCCTTTATCGCTCTGTAGGACGTTCTCCTGAAGGTCGTGCGATACGAGGGCTTCTTCAGCCTGTGGAAGGGCTTCACTCCGTACTACGCCCGCCTCGGCCCTCACACCGTCCTGACCTTCATCTTCCTCGAACAAATGAACAAGCAGTACAAGAAGTTCTTCCTGAGCGGATGATGGGCCCCCGAGAACAAGCCCTCCTGAGAACACTGCACCCCGATAATTGCCCCGGGCCCACCGGCCGCTAGACATTGCTCTATAGTGCTTTGCCCCTCCCCCGCCGCCACCACCACCTCTGGTGTTTAACCCTGTGAGCGCCAAGGCTTTTGGGGCAGTGTACCTCATTGCCCTCCTTTTCTGGACCTCAGAGGGTTAAAAGTTTCTTCCTGCGTGTAACAGGAACAGGTCGGGGAGGTCGTAAACCTCACATATATGCAATAATcaggaatttatatatatatatatatatatatgtgcgcaCGGATCGGGACTGTCCTTCCTCGTGGATCCCCCCCGACAACGAACAAGTTCTCATTGAATAATACTGACAGCGGCCTCCCGCGGACCCCGGCGACCGGTGTGTTGTTTTTAACGTGGAAGGTCCTACATGTGTGTTAATTAAATGCTTTCGTAGAGGCAGAAACGTTGGCTGTATGtgatgggatgggggggggttgttacaCATAAATCCCCCTGCTGCTCTCCCTCCCTGCAGCAATGGCTGCCCTTCCTCCCATATGAGTGACAGAGGGGTCCCTACTTAAAAAGTTGGGGGCGCACTTTAAGGCCAGGTGTAAGTACGGCCATCAGCTGAATATGTGCATGTGGCCggcatatccagccggtggCTGCACACTGCAGCGCCCAATCTGCTGCCGAGGGCTAGTGTGTGATGCCGTCGGCCGAAGACCCAGACAGCCAGTTCTATGAAGGTGGTTAAAAAAGCGGCTCCAGCAGCAAATGGGATCGCTTTCTGTCAGGAAAGGacatgaaatattatttatatggcgctaGCGGGTTCCGTAGCGCAGTTACAACAGTGGGCTGTGAAATTgacaataatgttaataataagaCATATCGGTGCAGAAGGAAGAGGCCCTGGTCTTctgagctgacaatctattaAGTGGTTGAGGGGGTATTAGACAGCGGGGTTGCTTGGGTGAGGATGATTTGATTGGAGGGCGGGTGATGTGAAGAGTTATCTCGCAGGGTGGGGGTGACACAGGTTTCCTTAGGGTATTGGGGGCTGGGTTCTGACAGAACGGGGTAGGGTAGAAGAGGTTTGCGGGGAGAATGAGGAGGGCGGATAGGAGAGTATGGTGGGCTGCAGCGTTAAGGTCTCGGTAACTGGGGCTCGTTTACATTTAATTCTGGAGGGTACAGGGAGGTAATGGAGGGTCTGGCATAGAGGGGCAGCAGATGCCGAGGAGAACATTTGTCTGGCAGAGGTAATCATGATGGATTGGGAGGCTGGTTATGCAGATTGCACAATGGATTGGTGTTGGGTACTGACGGTAGGTGTGAGGAAAAGATGAAATTGAGAGATGTGTCTCAGGTGGCACGATCTGGCGGGGAACGTGGAGAACAGGGCAATGAACAAGGAGATGAACTGAGATAGGTGGTGCGAGGGGAATGCCGCTGCTGAGCGGAGGGCATGGTGTGGCACACAATGGCAGGAGCAGCCGTTCTAGGACTGAGGTTAGCGCGTGGCTGTACTGTGCTGTGACAACATCAGGGCAGGAGGCCTAATTCTTTTCCTCATCATCTGGATTGAAGTCTGTGGGGTGATGGAAAGTTTACAGACTTTCTGCCGGACGGGTGGGGCATGCTGGTTATCTGCCCCCATAGCGTTCATTGCCCTGAGCAGGGTGGGCTTCACTTTGATGTAACGGGAAGATGTTTAGTCATGACTGGAAACTGCTCCACGTGTAGGCACCAGAGTAACAAGGACATTATTGTCAGGGCTGCACCACCCCGGTCCTCAAGGGCCACAAATGGActgcaattttaattaaaatgaattaagcTACTTGTTTTTTAGGGGTACGCAGATTTCCTTACATGTTTGTGGTCCTCGTGTACTGAAGTTTAGTATCTCTACAATGTGTGTGATATTAGCGTATAGATACTCGCCATCATTATACAGCGCGGCGTGTTCCGCACGCAGCATACTCATTATTACACAACGCAGGTttgtcatgttttattttggagGTACTCGGTAGTATTATACAGTACACAGGGTCCTTGTCTTCTGTCCGGGTGTAGGGCCTGATACACATGTAGCTGGCGTACCTTGGCACAGCGTCACGGTAAGATAGCGGACGTGAACCTCCTGCCGTTCTCTCTGGACCTCGCCTCTAGCAGTAGTATCGGGACCGGCTCTCCGGCCGACCCGTCTGTGAAGGTGGAATCTCCGTGGCCGTCGTGCACCAGCAGGATCTCGTCCTCGTTTCTCGATATTCTCTGACTGTATCGCGTCAGCCGGACTCCGGGGGCCTTTTGTGTCAGTATTTGGAAATATACGTTGTAGGAGGTGTACCCCCATACCAGCAACCCCAGACACACCACGATCTGAAGGACGAGACCGCCAACGATCAGCGTGTACAGCAAGAAGTGAAGGAAACAGCAGTGCCTGATGATGGTCTCCACCAGCCACAGTCGCCAATGTTTCATGGCCACGGGTGCTACGGGAACGTCGATTTCTGCTGGTGCAGGAGTTTGTGTTGTTGGGTAGAGTGACGTGGCCGTGGTGGTTAGTGGCACTGTGAGTGTAGAAGCTGGTCTTGttggagtctcctctgtccatCTGGTAGTGGTTGGTGATGGTGTAGAGGTTGTCATCTTGGTGGATGATTCTGGGGTTGTTGTATGATGCGTACTGACTACCTCTGTGGTTGTCAGTTGTGTGGTTTCTAGGCTTGTATGCTCTACCGTGGTAGTTGGAATTACTGCTTTGCTTGTAGTCTTCAACTGTGTTGTAGTTTCTGGGGTTGTAGTCTGAACTTCGGTGGTTGCCAGTGTTGTAGTTTCTAGGGTTGTAGTCGGAACTTCGGTGGTTGCCAGTGTTGTAGTTTCTAGGGTTGTAGTCGGAACTTCGGTGGTTGCCAGCGTTGTAGTTTCTAGGGTTGTAGTCTGAACTTCGGTGGTAGGCATTTTTGTGGTTTCTAGGCTTGTAGTCTCCACCGGTGTGGTTGCGGATGTGGTTGGCACTTCTGTTGATGGTTGCCTTTCGGTTTTGGCCACACCCGGTCCAGCGTCTCCTGTACTTTTACAGTGCTCGGTGGAGTAATCCAAAAGCGGTAACTTGTTTGAGCAGAGGACACTTCTCCCGTCGTTGACCGGAGTTCCGCTCACAATGGTGTAGATGTTGTGTTCGTTTTCTTCCACCCAGTCCTTGAAATACGCAAGAGCGCAGTTACAGTTCCACGGGTTCTTGTCCAGGTACACGTAAGCCAAATTATCCAGCCCCTCAAAAAACAAATCCGGAATTTCCGTGAGACGATTGCCGCTTAAGTGAAACTTCTCCATCCGCACCGAATCGTAGATGAGATGCTGCGGGACCTGCCACAGTTCATTAGACGATAGATCCAGAGTTTCCAGGAGCTGCAGGCCTTCGAAAACCttccacaaacacacaaaaaaacaaagaatcgTTAGAATGTTGATGGACCGCGGAAGACTatgctcagaattttcattctTGCGTTTTCGTCTCTAACCAAACCCGATTAGatcatttttaaggactttAGATTTGTTGAAGCCCCCGATGTCGTTGCCCGCAGTTTGAAGGATATAATGGAACATTATCGCATCTTAATCATTAACGTTCTCTTACAAGCAGAAAAACAATATGGCACGTGATGGACAGAAGAACAACTGGACTAACTCCAGGTCAACAGTGACACCCCCCcacgtttttttgtgaatatctCCATTTTTCAGCTTTTTGTCACACTCCACTCCAAACTTCCATTCCGGAACTCTAAGATCCAGCTCATGAATCGGAAAGTGGCATAATAACATAACATGCGTATAGCGGATATGTAATAATTATGTTCCTCATCCATCGCTACACGATGGGTTAACGCAGTAACGGCTCCTATGATGTAATACACAGTCGGAACAACAGAAGGACCACAGAGAAAACCACGATGACGACTAGCAAGTTTAAAGTCATGTGACCAATTTCAAGGCGGGCTACGGTGTCAAGCTAAATTACAAGAATTgggcaatttaaccccttcaggtcTGAGGGTTTTCATAATCTAAGGAccagcaggttttttttctaaccatatgtttttttaaatcacgaCTACGGCTCGAGATCCCTTTGGTGAACTCTCATATGTTTTTTATGccaatgatgtcatggtgacatcactggactcccaataaaaaatttattttattttttatttatgtttaatttttcccttatggtttttttttagtttgtttgtttCTCCTTCTCCTAATCTGTCTgcgctgatcacactgtgatcagcaagcggGGGTCTGTATTaatagacagcctgatctccctgTCCCTGCCGCTACAACCAAGTCAgaacgtaccggtacgtcctaaTGGGTGTCTCGGCACAGCTTGGCACAGCCGGTACATTCTTAGGGGTGAAAAGGGGCTAAAGATGAGATCTGTTCCatattaacttcctgttcttccTGCGTGGATATCCAGCCGACCGCTGCACTTAAGTAATTTGGCCTTTAAGGGCCGGGTTGTTGCAGAGCATAATTGAGGAATTTTACCCCTTAGTTattaattatttgtgttttgcatTATGAGCCATTAAATGGGTGCACAAAACCCCGAAACAGGGGAAATTACAGTTAAACAAATGGTTAAAACTGTAGGCTGACCTACAGGGTGTTAAATACCCCTgttatgaaagggttaacagagaACACGATGTAAAAACAGTTTTCTGCATGATCCTGTCCTCCGGACAACCACCCGACCGGAGAAATGCATCGTGAGCCCTgcgccatcattgcccccaaatcaacttgtctgtgcctcctttgccccttgcccccttccaacatacactctggcgcacacatccatgctcacacacaaacaattacacatccatgctcacatacatacatacaaacacatatacatatacatacttcCCACCCCTTTCCACCTGCACTTTGccagcagcctcggtttcaccacgGGGTCACGTAGAGTAACGCGCCTCTCATAAGGTCCTGTCTCCCCACACCGGTTGGAATTAGTTTAGTTGGAAAGGACCCTTCCGGTACAAGAAGACAGGACCAAGGGGCTGCACTTACGCCACTAGGTTCACATAATTATTCTACTGTCTGCGGCTCACGCCCCGGGGTGACTTTCTGGAGTCTAGAAGAAGAGAACGAGATACCTTATCGGGAAGATCCTGGATCTTATTAGCCTGAAGATACAATGATTTCAGCTTCTTCAGGCCGTGGAAAGCGGCGTCTGGCACAGTCACAATCCGGTTGTTGGACAGGTCAAGCTTTACCAAACTATTCAACTGGGAGAGCTTCGGTAGCTTGTCGAACGAGTTGTTGGCCAAGTTCAGGTCTTCCAACTTCAACGGTAAGTCAACGTCGATGACAGACATCCCATTGTTGGATAAGTCCAGCTCTACCAGCTGCGGGAAACTTTTGAAGCTTGAGGTGGAGACGGACTTCAAAGAGTTGAAACTCAAGATGAGGATCTGCGTGTCGGTGGGAATGCCGTCCAAAGGGATGCCGGTCAAACCAAGGTTGGTGCACGACGTCTCCACCTTGTCCAACTTGTCCTTCTGAGTGGAGCAGGAAGGCTTGGCAGAAGAACCGTTTCCCACCAAAAGTAGAACGAGAAGTTCCCAAAGCGCCAAACTTCTCATGATAACGAAGTGTGATCTGTAAGAATTAAGAACGTTGAGCGAGCAATAAAAGAATTTTGGGAACGTATATATATCGTAATAAAGACAAGCTAACTTCTAGACATTGAGGACATTCTGGAGTTCTACCGAGCGATACTTACTGCGGGGGGCTCAGAGCGAGTCGTTGGCTTTGGGTACATTAACGATGGTAAAACTAATAGTAAA includes the following:
- the GP1BA gene encoding platelet glycoprotein Ib alpha chain; this translates as MRSLALWELLVLLLVGNGSSAKPSCSTQKDKLDKVETSCTNLGLTGIPLDGIPTDTQILILSFNSLKSVSTSSFKSFPQLVELDLSNNGMSVIDVDLPLKLEDLNLANNSFDKLPKLSQLNSLVKLDLSNNRIVTVPDAAFHGLKKLKSLYLQANKIQDLPDKVFEGLQLLETLDLSSNELWQVPQHLIYDSVRMEKFHLSGNRLTEIPDLFFEGLDNLAYVYLDKNPWNCNCALAYFKDWVEENEHNIYTIVSGTPVNDGRSVLCSNKLPLLDYSTEHCKSTGDAGPGVAKTERQPSTEVPTTSATTPVETTSLETTKMPTTEVQTTTLETTTLATTEVPTTTLETTTLATTEVPTTTLETTTLATTEVQTTTPETTTQLKTTSKAVIPTTTVEHTSLETTQLTTTEVVSTHHTTTPESSTKMTTSTPSPTTTRWTEETPTRPASTLTVPLTTTATSLYPTTQTPAPAEIDVPVAPVAMKHWRLWLVETIIRHCCFLHFLLYTLIVGGLVLQIVVCLGLLVWGYTSYNVYFQILTQKAPGVRLTRYSQRISRNEDEILLVHDGHGDSTFTDGSAGEPVPILLLEARSRENGRRFTSAILP